One Streptomyces sp. R28 DNA window includes the following coding sequences:
- a CDS encoding bifunctional cytochrome P450/NADPH--P450 reductase, which produces MTHETLRGTEPIPQRPALPLVGHAFDIPGGADGLLHVMKEAKELGPLFKIRAFGNESNIVSGLDLVTELADESRFRKNVGPDLVLLREIGGDGLFTAFNDEPNWRKAHDVLMPAFSLGAMRGYHATMLQVARKLVGKWDQAAGSEPVDVADDMTRLTLDTIGLCGFGYDFESFSREEPHPFVTALSRALGFAQDKAESIPGTELFKWKQAEQFREDVALMQGLVDDVIRQRRASGDPSTDDLLGRMLHTRDAVTGEPLDDANIRYQAITFIIAGHETTSGALSFALYYLTKHPEVLARAQAEVDALWGDSDAPEPDYGDIGKLTYVRQVLNESLRLWPTAPGFAVEPLEDTVIGGKYAVRKGQSLQVLIPQLHRDPAWGENVELFDPDRFLPEREEERPVHLFKPFGSGERACIGRQFALHEATLVLALVIHRYRLIDHANYQLKIKQTLTIKPDAFTLDLARRTSGERRLPAAAALAAGNASAAEGRPAARRATGTALTLLHGSNLGTCVGIARDFASDGEERGFAPSVAPLNDAVGKLSAADGPVVIVAASYNGRPTDDAAEFVTWLEGLEPGALDGLRYAVLGVGDRNWAATYQRIPTLIDERLTAAGATPLLERGAADAAGDFAGTVDRWTGDLWTALLERYGAAAGAGEAEPAADRATGLYELQDATDSVIGGLAARHGVQPMEVLDACELVDMEHELGRSKRFLKLRLPEGVTYRTGDHLAVLPSNPDTLVQRVADRFGLDLDRTVRLRALRRSRNTLPVDRPLTVRRLLTDFVELQDAATQDQVAVLAEHTACPPEKRPLAELAAAPPEAFSEQVTAAGRSVLDLLERYRACELPFEVFLELMPVLRPRHYSISSSAEAAPGEVDLMVSLLAAPHRCGEGTFYGIGSHYLQTVNAGDTVQARVLPCSEAFRLPQDESVPVILVSAGTGLAPFRGAVLDRHHTGSTGKLLCYFGCDHPDVDYLHRTEFEAAEAAGAVSMRPTFSCTPEDGARFVQDRIAKESDEVWAVLEAGGRVYICGDGRRMAPAVREAFMAIYREFTGAGDDEATAWLAALTESGHYVEDVWAG; this is translated from the coding sequence GTGACTCACGAGACCCTGCGTGGAACCGAGCCGATCCCCCAGCGCCCCGCCCTGCCCCTGGTCGGCCACGCGTTCGACATCCCCGGTGGCGCCGACGGCCTGCTTCATGTGATGAAGGAGGCCAAGGAGCTCGGGCCGCTGTTCAAAATCCGTGCCTTCGGCAACGAGAGCAACATCGTCTCCGGCCTCGATCTCGTCACCGAGCTGGCGGACGAGAGCCGGTTCCGCAAGAACGTGGGCCCCGATCTCGTGCTCCTCCGCGAGATCGGTGGCGACGGGCTCTTCACCGCGTTCAACGACGAGCCCAACTGGCGCAAGGCGCACGACGTTTTGATGCCGGCGTTCTCCCTCGGCGCGATGCGCGGTTATCACGCGACGATGCTCCAGGTTGCCCGGAAGCTGGTCGGAAAGTGGGACCAGGCGGCGGGTTCGGAGCCCGTGGATGTCGCCGACGACATGACGCGGCTGACCCTCGACACGATCGGCCTGTGCGGTTTCGGCTACGACTTCGAGTCGTTCAGCCGGGAGGAACCGCACCCCTTCGTCACGGCCCTGTCCAGGGCGCTCGGCTTCGCCCAGGACAAGGCGGAGTCCATTCCGGGCACGGAGCTGTTCAAGTGGAAGCAGGCGGAGCAGTTCCGCGAGGATGTGGCCTTGATGCAGGGCCTGGTCGACGATGTGATCCGGCAGCGCCGGGCGTCCGGAGATCCGAGCACCGACGACCTGCTCGGGCGCATGCTGCACACCCGTGACGCGGTGACGGGCGAGCCCCTGGACGACGCCAACATCCGCTACCAGGCGATCACGTTCATCATCGCGGGCCACGAGACCACCAGTGGCGCCCTGTCCTTCGCCCTCTACTACCTGACCAAGCACCCCGAGGTGCTGGCCCGCGCCCAGGCCGAGGTCGACGCCCTGTGGGGCGACTCGGACGCCCCCGAGCCCGACTACGGGGACATCGGCAAGCTGACGTATGTCCGTCAGGTGCTCAACGAGAGTCTGCGGCTGTGGCCGACGGCACCCGGCTTCGCGGTGGAGCCGTTGGAGGACACGGTCATCGGCGGGAAGTACGCCGTGCGCAAGGGCCAGTCGCTCCAGGTCCTCATTCCGCAGCTGCACCGGGACCCCGCCTGGGGCGAGAACGTCGAGCTGTTCGACCCCGACCGGTTCCTGCCCGAGCGGGAGGAGGAGCGGCCGGTCCACCTGTTCAAGCCCTTCGGCAGCGGTGAACGGGCCTGCATCGGCCGCCAGTTCGCGCTGCACGAGGCGACGCTGGTGCTCGCGCTGGTGATCCACCGCTACCGGCTGATCGACCACGCCAACTACCAGTTGAAGATCAAGCAGACTCTCACCATCAAGCCCGACGCGTTCACCCTGGACCTGGCCCGGCGCACCAGCGGCGAGCGGCGCCTGCCCGCCGCCGCGGCCCTCGCCGCGGGCAACGCCTCCGCCGCAGAGGGGCGGCCCGCCGCCCGGCGTGCCACCGGGACCGCGCTGACCCTGCTGCACGGCTCCAACCTGGGCACCTGCGTGGGCATCGCCCGCGACTTCGCTTCGGACGGCGAGGAGCGCGGCTTCGCCCCGTCCGTCGCTCCCCTCAACGACGCCGTGGGCAAACTCTCCGCGGCGGACGGACCGGTGGTGATCGTCGCCGCCTCCTACAACGGCAGGCCCACCGACGACGCCGCGGAGTTCGTCACCTGGCTGGAGGGGCTGGAGCCCGGCGCGCTCGACGGCCTGCGCTACGCCGTACTCGGTGTCGGCGACCGCAACTGGGCCGCCACCTACCAGCGCATCCCTACTCTCATCGACGAGCGGCTCACCGCCGCGGGCGCCACACCCCTGCTGGAGCGCGGCGCCGCGGACGCCGCCGGTGACTTCGCCGGCACGGTGGACCGGTGGACCGGAGACCTGTGGACCGCCCTACTGGAGCGGTACGGAGCCGCCGCGGGAGCGGGGGAGGCGGAGCCGGCCGCAGACCGGGCGACGGGACTGTACGAGTTGCAGGACGCGACCGACTCGGTCATAGGCGGGCTCGCGGCACGGCACGGCGTACAGCCGATGGAGGTTCTCGACGCGTGCGAACTCGTCGACATGGAGCATGAGCTGGGCCGCTCCAAGCGTTTCCTCAAGCTGCGGCTGCCCGAGGGCGTCACCTACCGCACCGGTGACCACCTGGCCGTCCTCCCGAGTAACCCGGACACCCTGGTCCAGCGGGTGGCCGACCGCTTCGGCCTCGACCTCGACCGCACCGTGCGACTGCGCGCCCTTCGCCGGAGCCGCAACACCCTGCCCGTCGACCGGCCGCTGACCGTGCGCCGCCTGCTGACCGACTTCGTGGAACTGCAGGATGCCGCCACCCAGGACCAGGTCGCCGTGCTCGCCGAGCACACCGCCTGCCCGCCCGAGAAGCGGCCCCTGGCCGAACTCGCGGCGGCGCCCCCGGAGGCCTTCAGCGAGCAGGTGACCGCCGCCGGACGCAGCGTCCTGGACCTGCTGGAGCGCTACCGGGCCTGCGAGCTGCCGTTCGAGGTCTTCCTGGAGCTGATGCCCGTGCTGCGCCCGCGCCACTACTCCATCTCCTCGTCCGCCGAGGCGGCACCCGGCGAGGTCGACCTGATGGTGTCATTGCTCGCCGCGCCCCACCGCTGCGGCGAGGGCACGTTCTACGGCATCGGCTCGCACTACCTCCAGACCGTGAACGCCGGCGACACCGTCCAGGCCAGGGTGCTGCCCTGCAGTGAGGCATTCCGCCTGCCGCAGGACGAGTCGGTGCCTGTGATCCTGGTCAGCGCGGGCACCGGCTTGGCGCCCTTCCGCGGCGCGGTCCTCGACCGCCACCACACCGGGTCCACGGGCAAGCTGCTGTGCTACTTCGGCTGCGACCACCCCGACGTCGACTACCTCCACCGTACGGAGTTCGAGGCGGCCGAGGCAGCAGGAGCCGTCAGCATGCGGCCCACCTTCTCCTGCACCCCCGAGGACGGTGCCCGCTTCGTCCAGGACCGCATCGCGAAGGAGAGCGACGAGGTCTGGGCGGTACTGGAGGCCGGCGGACGCGTCTACATCTGCGGGGACGGCCGTCGCATGGCTCCGGCGGTGCGGGAGGCGTTCATGGCGATCTACCGCGAGTTCACGGGCGCGGGCGACGACGAGGCCACTGCCTGGCTGGCCGCCCTGACCGAGTCCGGCCACTACGTGGAAGACGTCTGGGCCGGCTGA
- a CDS encoding TetR/AcrR family transcriptional regulator, producing MAHVSAAERRPQLIKAAIDLMTREGLAAGSTRAIAAELGVAQATVHYTFGTKEDLYRAVMEQLTEDLVAQVEQTAPTDASFEKTVVTLAEALWHTVLQQPASHQILNELAMFALRTPRLKEALQSHYRNITAVTAQLISEAAERTGHQLAQPAETIARFFLAGFDGLTMQHLSLPDEEAERVCLRALVSAVLAMA from the coding sequence ATGGCTCATGTATCCGCGGCAGAGCGCCGCCCACAACTGATCAAGGCCGCCATCGACCTGATGACCAGGGAAGGCCTCGCCGCGGGCAGCACTCGCGCCATCGCCGCCGAGCTGGGTGTGGCACAGGCGACCGTGCACTACACGTTCGGCACGAAGGAAGACCTCTACCGGGCCGTCATGGAGCAGCTCACCGAGGACCTGGTCGCCCAGGTGGAGCAGACCGCGCCCACGGACGCGAGCTTCGAGAAGACCGTCGTCACACTCGCCGAGGCCCTTTGGCACACCGTGCTGCAACAGCCCGCGTCGCACCAGATCCTCAACGAGCTGGCCATGTTCGCCCTGCGTACGCCCCGGCTCAAGGAGGCACTGCAGAGCCACTACCGCAACATCACGGCAGTAACGGCGCAGCTGATCAGCGAGGCCGCCGAACGTACCGGCCACCAGTTGGCCCAGCCCGCCGAGACGATCGCGAGGTTCTTCCTCGCCGGCTTCGACGGGCTGACGATGCAGCACCTCTCGCTGCCGGACGAGGAAGCCGAAAGGGTCTGCCTGCGGGCCTTGGTCTCGGCCGTCCTCGCCATGGCCTGA
- a CDS encoding NADH:flavin oxidoreductase yields MPGTTSPAAARTAVPVPASVPAVAPLFRPFTVGGLSLPNRIAMAPMTRNFSPNGVPGPEVAEYYARRARGGVGLIVTEGTVVGHAAAAPATTVPRFHGEDALAGWAGVVAAVHAAGGQIIPQLWHAGLERKGDGVPDPQVPAAGPATLSESDIAEVVAAFGRAAADAKRLGFDGLELHGGHGYLIDQFLRPESNTRTDGYGGDLGGRTRFAAEVVAACRAAAGYDFPIFLRISQWTVGDFGARLATTPDELELLLGPLIEAGADVIDCSTRRFWLPEFAGSELSLAGWVKKLTGLPTVAVGSVGLDDSEFQSALIEGKGAANGSLDRLVELMERDEFDLVAVGRLLLSDPEWVAKIREGRHAELRPFSAEALLSLV; encoded by the coding sequence ATGCCCGGCACCACCAGTCCGGCTGCTGCCCGAACCGCCGTCCCCGTGCCCGCTTCCGTACCCGCGGTGGCGCCGCTGTTCCGCCCTTTCACGGTGGGCGGGCTGAGCCTGCCCAACCGGATCGCCATGGCGCCGATGACCCGGAACTTCTCGCCGAACGGCGTGCCCGGTCCTGAGGTCGCCGAGTACTACGCGCGACGGGCCCGGGGCGGCGTCGGCCTCATCGTCACCGAAGGGACGGTCGTGGGCCACGCCGCCGCTGCCCCGGCCACCACCGTGCCCCGCTTCCACGGCGAGGACGCCCTCGCGGGCTGGGCCGGCGTCGTGGCTGCCGTGCACGCGGCGGGCGGCCAAATCATCCCGCAGCTGTGGCACGCCGGCCTGGAACGCAAGGGCGACGGCGTACCCGATCCGCAGGTGCCCGCCGCAGGGCCGGCCACGCTCTCCGAGTCCGACATCGCCGAGGTGGTCGCCGCCTTCGGCCGGGCCGCCGCGGACGCCAAACGACTGGGCTTCGACGGTCTTGAACTGCACGGCGGACACGGTTACCTGATCGACCAGTTTCTTCGTCCCGAGTCGAACACCCGCACCGATGGATACGGCGGTGACCTCGGAGGCCGCACCCGGTTCGCCGCCGAGGTGGTGGCAGCGTGCCGGGCAGCGGCGGGGTACGACTTCCCGATCTTCCTGCGGATCTCCCAGTGGACCGTCGGCGACTTCGGCGCTCGGCTGGCGACCACGCCCGACGAGCTGGAACTGCTGCTGGGCCCGCTGATCGAGGCGGGTGCCGATGTCATCGACTGCTCCACCAGGCGCTTCTGGCTGCCGGAGTTCGCCGGTTCCGAACTCTCCCTCGCGGGCTGGGTGAAGAAGCTGACCGGCCTGCCGACGGTCGCCGTCGGTTCGGTCGGGCTCGACGACAGCGAGTTCCAGAGCGCCCTCATCGAGGGCAAGGGCGCGGCGAACGGTTCCCTGGACCGCCTGGTCGAACTGATGGAACGGGACGAGTTCGACCTCGTGGCCGTCGGGCGCCTGCTGCTCTCGGACCCGGAATGGGTGGCCAAGATCCGCGAGGGCCGCCACGCCGAGCTGCGCCCGTTCTCGGCCGAGGCCCTGCTGAGCCTGGTCTGA
- a CDS encoding AAA family ATPase: MTTTGFTPTTAVPSRTGRTGRTGRTGRTGRTGRTGRKRLAVSGTYSTGKTTTTIALSHLTGIPRTHARTMREILADVLPDKRLEECTASELIQLGIRRFAERAVHESHLADGFLSDGSSLHEWVYGKVRVRAGLHPTDGYEAGEAAPDFYEEVIDGMGAVLKDHARRSYDVFIHLPVEFDLVADGHRPVSERFREMSDELLRGTLDELRIPYHVVGGTVEQRLATIVDIFGLPALMSLQHAVELARSETAAGYRLVSTAAARRSV, encoded by the coding sequence ATGACGACGACCGGGTTCACCCCCACGACAGCCGTGCCGAGCAGGACGGGCAGGACGGGCAGGACGGGCAGGACGGGCAGGACGGGCAGGACGGGCAGGACGGGCAGGAAGAGACTGGCCGTCTCCGGCACGTACAGCACGGGCAAGACCACGACGACCATCGCTCTCTCCCACCTCACGGGAATTCCGCGCACCCACGCCCGGACCATGCGCGAGATCCTCGCCGACGTGCTGCCGGACAAGCGCCTGGAGGAGTGCACGGCGTCCGAGCTGATCCAGCTCGGCATCCGCCGGTTCGCCGAGCGCGCCGTGCACGAGTCCCACCTCGCCGACGGCTTCCTCTCCGACGGCTCGTCGCTGCACGAGTGGGTCTACGGCAAGGTCCGCGTCCGCGCCGGGCTCCATCCCACCGACGGCTACGAGGCGGGTGAGGCGGCCCCGGACTTCTACGAGGAGGTGATCGACGGCATGGGTGCGGTGCTGAAGGATCACGCGCGGCGGTCCTACGACGTCTTCATCCATCTGCCGGTGGAGTTCGACCTGGTCGCCGATGGGCACCGGCCGGTCTCCGAGCGGTTCCGGGAGATGTCCGACGAGCTGCTGCGCGGCACGCTCGACGAGCTCCGGATCCCGTACCACGTGGTCGGCGGCACCGTCGAACAGCGGCTCGCCACCATCGTCGACATCTTCGGACTGCCCGCGTTGATGAGCCTGCAGCATGCCGTGGAACTGGCTCGCAGCGAGACGGCCGCCGGCTACCGGTTGGTCTCGACTGCTGCCGCGCGCCGCTCCGTGTGA
- a CDS encoding AvrD family protein, translating into MTDPRGTRLVVPEIDDYLGPGERRYFGGGFRRVRQRLAAISVVGRAEFTEVTARASVSYPSDWSAKGTGTALVPHLSSVDALVLGAQLAEILIGHAYRLDAGARSRMWLRSVRMRAGAHPHEDLDRLAVHGVARPAESVHVMEGLRASPIRSRIGSMEVWCEVQHEVSGGYRPDGAQTRHASAEETLREPHRRYFAELFRHRGQHVTGLSVDREAARVDATAHITPALGESPLRSTGLEAAYAPSVSMIDAITVMGQLAQVLLYEIDGIDRGASDTLWLRHAALSTRLPLRPLDHAFPVHARIEDTRVLSIADDTWRVCDLGYAFHGITGGFSVAHRLPNRGLR; encoded by the coding sequence GTGACGGACCCGAGGGGGACCCGGCTGGTCGTCCCCGAAATCGACGACTATCTCGGCCCCGGTGAGCGCCGCTACTTCGGCGGCGGCTTCCGGCGCGTGCGGCAGCGGCTGGCGGCCATCAGTGTCGTCGGGCGGGCCGAGTTCACCGAGGTGACCGCCCGTGCGTCCGTGAGCTACCCGTCCGACTGGTCCGCGAAGGGCACCGGCACCGCACTAGTCCCCCACCTCAGCAGCGTCGACGCCCTGGTGCTGGGAGCGCAGCTGGCCGAGATCCTGATCGGCCACGCCTACCGTCTCGACGCCGGTGCCCGCTCGCGGATGTGGCTGCGGAGCGTCCGGATGCGGGCCGGTGCCCATCCGCATGAGGACCTCGACCGCCTCGCCGTGCACGGCGTCGCCCGTCCCGCCGAGTCGGTGCACGTCATGGAGGGCCTGCGCGCCTCCCCGATCCGGTCCCGCATCGGCTCGATGGAGGTCTGGTGCGAGGTCCAGCACGAGGTGTCAGGCGGATACCGGCCCGACGGCGCGCAGACGCGCCACGCGAGTGCCGAGGAGACCCTGCGGGAGCCGCACCGGCGGTACTTCGCCGAGCTGTTCCGACACCGCGGCCAGCACGTCACGGGCCTCAGCGTCGACCGGGAGGCCGCACGGGTGGACGCCACCGCCCACATCACGCCCGCACTCGGCGAAAGCCCCCTGCGCTCCACCGGCCTCGAGGCGGCCTACGCGCCCAGCGTGTCCATGATCGACGCGATCACCGTCATGGGCCAGCTCGCCCAGGTCCTGCTGTACGAGATCGACGGCATCGATCGCGGCGCCAGCGACACCCTCTGGCTGCGCCACGCGGCCCTGTCCACGCGTCTGCCGCTGCGCCCGCTGGATCACGCGTTCCCCGTGCACGCGCGGATCGAGGACACCCGCGTGCTGTCCATCGCCGACGACACCTGGCGGGTCTGCGATCTCGGCTACGCGTTCCACGGCATCACCGGAGGCTTCTCCGTGGCACACCGACTACCGAACCGAGGGCTGCGATGA
- a CDS encoding acyl-CoA dehydrogenase family protein yields MTVQVSTERPVTGAAPTFLTALTSGRPAFDAWRGSSLSQSAEQPAEVARLLAFLDTEADPDAVDREGEIPPFLIARLRDLGAFRLAAGKDLGGLALSPYEVFRAVEAVASRSTAIGFMLAVHNGIGVGTSLLPTLPHGSLRDLIRRRTAEGMISGFADSEPAGQGNQWPATTADPTLDGSAYVLSGDKLFISNGPVADLLGVTVTVREEDGPRVGLAVVDTRAPGFEVRAGLEYLGVRGLPNGWLRLNGVTIPRDHVVTVPHGDPRHTPRLMSAVLTARMLIQAAPALAIARNCLRWSREFVARRRIDGIGLGEYDLIQRTLAANAADVRAMDAVVRWSLGSPAPDDRWLERMIARNLCTEACTRVVDRTVSLLGGEGLETVRSKRRRGALPVPLERAFRDARMLRTAGGVDDLVDLQTGRALLAHTADAPPPAAAHDASSGAFAATENFSARNAGHLRTLHEDLARFPAACREVAALVAGEKERPAQQFPLLLLGRIARELFGTAAVLAAAEGDGHQRLTDVHCTAARFRLRDLWARLDAPDHPDHAGIARAVLSRDRHMDDLLGL; encoded by the coding sequence ATGACCGTCCAGGTTTCCACGGAGCGCCCTGTGACGGGTGCCGCGCCGACCTTCCTGACCGCCCTGACCAGCGGCCGCCCGGCGTTCGACGCCTGGCGCGGCTCATCCCTGTCGCAGAGCGCCGAACAGCCGGCGGAGGTGGCACGGCTCCTGGCCTTCCTCGACACCGAGGCCGACCCGGACGCCGTCGACCGGGAAGGAGAGATCCCCCCGTTCCTGATCGCGCGCCTGAGGGACCTCGGCGCCTTCCGGCTGGCGGCGGGCAAGGACCTCGGCGGGCTCGCGCTGTCGCCGTACGAGGTCTTCCGGGCCGTCGAGGCGGTCGCCTCCCGGTCCACCGCGATCGGATTCATGCTCGCCGTCCACAACGGCATCGGGGTGGGCACGTCGCTGCTGCCGACACTGCCGCACGGCTCACTGCGCGACCTGATCCGGCGCCGTACCGCCGAAGGCATGATCTCCGGCTTCGCGGACTCGGAGCCCGCCGGACAGGGCAACCAGTGGCCGGCGACCACCGCGGACCCGACTCTCGACGGCTCGGCGTATGTGCTCAGCGGCGACAAGCTGTTCATCAGCAACGGACCCGTCGCCGACCTGCTGGGCGTCACCGTGACCGTACGGGAGGAGGACGGCCCCCGAGTCGGCCTGGCCGTAGTGGACACGCGGGCCCCCGGCTTCGAGGTACGGGCCGGACTGGAATACCTGGGTGTACGGGGGCTGCCCAACGGTTGGCTGCGCCTGAACGGGGTGACCATACCCAGGGACCATGTGGTGACGGTTCCGCACGGCGACCCCCGGCACACCCCCCGGCTGATGTCGGCCGTCCTGACCGCCCGGATGCTCATCCAGGCGGCCCCGGCACTCGCCATCGCCCGCAACTGCCTGCGCTGGTCACGGGAGTTCGTGGCACGTCGGCGCATCGACGGCATCGGCCTGGGGGAGTACGACCTCATCCAGCGCACGCTCGCGGCCAACGCGGCAGACGTACGCGCCATGGACGCGGTGGTCCGCTGGAGCCTGGGCTCCCCGGCACCCGACGACCGCTGGCTCGAACGCATGATCGCCCGCAACCTCTGCACCGAGGCGTGCACCCGGGTCGTGGACCGCACGGTCTCGCTCCTGGGCGGCGAAGGGCTGGAGACCGTCCGCTCGAAACGCCGGCGCGGGGCACTGCCCGTACCGCTGGAGCGGGCGTTCCGGGATGCCAGGATGCTGCGGACGGCCGGCGGTGTCGACGACCTGGTCGACCTGCAGACAGGCCGGGCCCTCCTCGCGCACACCGCGGACGCGCCCCCGCCCGCCGCCGCACACGACGCCTCCTCGGGCGCCTTCGCGGCCACCGAGAACTTCTCCGCGCGCAACGCCGGTCACCTGCGGACCCTGCACGAGGACCTGGCCCGCTTCCCGGCCGCCTGCCGTGAGGTCGCCGCCCTCGTGGCGGGGGAGAAGGAGCGGCCCGCCCAGCAGTTTCCGCTGCTGCTGCTCGGCCGGATCGCCCGCGAACTGTTCGGCACGGCGGCGGTCCTCGCCGCGGCCGAGGGCGACGGGCACCAGCGGCTCACGGACGTTCACTGCACGGCCGCACGGTTCCGGCTGCGCGACCTGTGGGCGCGCCTCGACGCCCCGGACCACCCGGACCACGCCGGCATCGCCCGTGCGGTGCTCTCCCGGGACCGGCACATGGACGACCTGCTCGGCCTGTGA
- a CDS encoding Gfo/Idh/MocA family protein, whose translation MSEPIRVGVIGAGTERGWARMSHLPALTALPDYEITAVATTRSGSARRAAEHYGAAHAFTDPARLSGHPDVDLVVVAVKTPDHAELVLPALDAGKHVYCEWPLARTTKEAEVMAAAAGKAGVHHAVGLQARHAPAVRHARRLLSSGAIGRVTGVNVYAARAKGAGGTVTSDSVYTLDRRNGAGTLEVAGGHTLDLLEFLCGAIGRLSASLSVQQPRLTVSDTAESVGATTADHILIGGFLVTGVPVSVHIHDGKAGHARTRFEFSGTRGSLALVSEGPAAGHGIQVSDIRLYGAEDGAADGRQEVPIPPTCRTAVDVPDTAVRNVAELYTALARDIRTGSRTVPDFETALGLHLLLDTVRSADQTAASQVREA comes from the coding sequence ATGAGCGAACCGATCCGCGTAGGCGTCATCGGCGCCGGCACCGAGCGGGGCTGGGCCAGGATGTCGCACCTGCCGGCCCTGACCGCCCTGCCGGACTACGAGATCACGGCGGTCGCCACCACCCGCTCCGGCAGCGCCCGCCGTGCCGCCGAACACTACGGAGCCGCCCACGCCTTCACCGACCCGGCCCGACTGAGCGGCCACCCCGACGTGGACCTGGTCGTCGTCGCGGTGAAGACGCCGGACCATGCCGAGCTCGTCCTGCCGGCCCTGGATGCGGGAAAGCACGTCTACTGCGAGTGGCCGCTCGCGCGCACCACCAAGGAGGCCGAGGTGATGGCCGCGGCCGCCGGGAAGGCCGGCGTCCACCACGCGGTCGGCCTCCAGGCCCGGCACGCGCCCGCGGTCCGCCACGCCCGCCGGCTGCTCAGCTCCGGCGCCATCGGCCGGGTCACCGGGGTGAACGTGTATGCCGCGCGGGCCAAGGGAGCGGGCGGCACCGTCACCTCCGACTCCGTGTACACGCTCGACCGGCGCAACGGCGCCGGGACCCTGGAGGTCGCCGGCGGGCACACGCTGGATCTGCTGGAGTTCCTGTGCGGGGCCATCGGCCGGCTCTCGGCCTCCCTGTCCGTCCAGCAGCCCAGGCTGACCGTCTCCGACACCGCCGAGAGCGTCGGCGCCACCACCGCCGACCACATCCTCATCGGCGGGTTCCTGGTCACCGGCGTCCCCGTGTCGGTGCACATCCACGACGGCAAAGCCGGCCACGCCCGCACCCGCTTCGAGTTCTCCGGCACCCGCGGCAGTCTCGCCCTCGTCTCCGAGGGGCCCGCCGCGGGACACGGCATCCAGGTCAGCGACATCCGCCTGTACGGGGCGGAGGATGGCGCCGCGGACGGTCGGCAGGAAGTGCCCATCCCGCCGACGTGCCGTACGGCGGTGGACGTACCCGACACCGCCGTACGCAACGTGGCGGAGCTGTACACCGCGCTGGCCCGGGACATCCGGACCGGCTCGCGCACCGTGCCCGACTTCGAGACCGCTTTGGGACTGCACCTGCTCCTCGACACGGTCCGGTCCGCCGACCAGACCGCCGCGAGCCAGGTCCGGGAGGCATGA